The following DNA comes from Hylaeus volcanicus isolate JK05 unplaced genomic scaffold, UHH_iyHylVolc1.0_haploid 12197, whole genome shotgun sequence.
GTTGGAGTGTTTTAATTCTGTGATGGAGGCAACCTGTTCATTTAATTGAACGATTTGATTCAAATAATCCTTCAACACACcaaccattttattttaaatttcttcttcttgttgcAATGTCTTACTTGAACACTTTTATAAAGTtgttggtttttattttttaacaaactcaattcttttaaatgagatgtatatttttccaatgacatttttaatcttatGACTTCATCGCTATCAGCTTTGTGAACTTGAATTTGATCTTTTAACctaatatatagtaaaaattgtttttataaaaacaaaaaatttgatgaaattttttttcctacAATCGTATTTCCGCTGCTgacgatttttcaatttcattcttttcttttattgtttgttccaattttattttcatatgcTCCACTTGTTCTTCCAGTCGGTAAATTTCCCCGAAAATAGACTGAAAGACAAAACgacatataaaaaagaaacgggtAAGGGgaagtaaaaattttgtaatgcaGTGCACCTGAACATCTTTTTCAGTTGTATGGCGATTATCGATAAATGAGCCTTGTaaagtagaatttttgtttttgataaTATCTTCTAATTCTTCATTGCGTTTTTGTAAAGTTTCTCTTACTCCCTCCACTTCATTCAATACCTGAATTCGTTTACACTATCagtcaaataaaaaagaaatgggaaaaaaaccttttttaaagtaatgtatttttttttccaagatgATTTAAGAGATGAATCCACAGGCAATGCGTCActttgatttgaaaaaaaatcttcACTCGAAACCGTATGCGACGATTTGATAGAAATGGTTTCATTTTCTATAGATGACATTTCTTCGGCACGACTGTTAAGTCGACTAAAATCAAGCATAGGCACTTTAACTTTTTGACGGTGCATACTTCCTTCCGAGGATAATGCTGAGTCATTATCTGAATAAAGTTTTTCAAATTCCTCAATAATATACTGAATATCACTTTGATCGGAAGCATCCAAACATGTTATCACTAATTCAACAATATCTTCATTCACCGAAGATTTTAACGAgtacataattattaattgactTAAAATGACCCAATGAGAGGttgttaaatttatagtttGATAACCTTGAATGAGAAAAGTAAAGAGATCATCATAGAGTTTATTGGTAACATCATTCCATGCAACAAGTATTGAGATAGTTTTCTCATCGATTGGATTCGCTTCTTGATCATTTAAGTTGTTTTCTGGTTTGGGTTCAAGCGATGCTAAAATCCTATCGTCAATATACtctaataaaagtattaaatttttctcacATAATATATCAGATAAAGAAAGTAAAGGTTTTATTGCTTCATTATTAGAGTCGTTACATTCAACGGAATTATTTTTGGTTTTGATTAAGGCattttgtaacataaaattaagtaatttttgtaatgcTTTTATAGCATTAACACCATTAGAAACGAGATTATCcattcttaataaattatacaatttcttttgttattgCAATGTTGCAATggggatttaaaaaatgtagaagtttttttttttcatttggtaAGCATTAACAAccagaaaaattttttcatttcgatattTTGTGGAACATCCacttaattacaaaaaaaaagaaaatgaacaaactatcttttgaaaattgtttgaaaagatAAAAcgattgataatattttatgttatttttccatgaattttttattttattcagtttaGCTTGTTTAATCTTTCATACGAAGTCTTTTAAGAGTTTTCTGTTTTCCAATAGTTTTTAAAGCAAAGTGTCgtttttttgtatctttttcaattcttttagCTTGAAGTAAATtctggaagaaaaaaattgagtttAACAATTAACACAATATATCTCACCTTTTCAGCAATTTTTTGCTGTTTCATTTTATGATTGGAAGCTGCTCGTTTTCGTTCCTGTTCACGttgttttgttattaaatgaaGCCTTTGAAGCAACgttgtaacttttttttcataaagattTGATCCAGGAGTTGTGGTTTGATCTATTATCCCTGTGCTGCGTTTTTTCCCATGCTCATCCTATAATCAATAGTAAACCTTTAAGAAACCATTTCATactcaaacaaaaaaaattactttgggTAACGATTTAAATGGTAAATTTTTTCGAATATCTTCTGGGACGCGTAAGGGATTAAAACGACGAGGTTCACGATAAGGCCGTCCTCCGTACTCATTCGTTTTTGAGTCGGGTTGAGGCAAGCTTAAAGCTacattaaaaaacattattccTTCCAAGGCTCGAATCCACacgacgttaaaaaaaatttaccgTGACGTATTTCCACCATAGTTTTCAGTCTTCTCCAATGAGGAACGTCTAAAACGGGATTCCAAAATGTTTTTGGCTTCACCTATTGCCAGAAAcagataacaaaaaattgtcatgttgtctttaaaataaaactatttactTGAATCCATGTTTTACATAGGACGATATCGGACATGATAATTTTGTCTTCAAATTTTGCACGAAAAACACCGTCGTTTCCTTGtgcttttttaatttgtccTCGTATTCCACTAATTGTTTGAATCTTACTACCTGAAAGAGTTTTtgtgacaaaataaaaaatgactgTTTCTCTTGACCTGTAAACTTTGCCACTtccaaatttgtattaaacatatttttaataaaagcggtgtttttataaattttttgagGAATTCCcactaatttcaattttttcataatagCAAAGGATGTattcatttctaaaataacTCCAGTAGCTGAAATACGAAATTCCTTTACATTATCAGACCAATTCCGTATTGCTAGAACACCTGGAAATGTCTAGAATGAGGAAAGTCGTTCTAAACATTATCACACACTGCAAGACCTGAGTTTGTTGGTTGAAATGGTCCATAAAACACTGTCAAACAGTGCATATGCTCTGGAGTATACTTCAAATAACGTATACGAACATCATTGCGATCTTCTATACAATACATAGGAATAGATTGAAACCGTCTCCACCCacacgaaaataataatggatCCTCAGTTTTTAGTATTTTAGGCGCCCATCTTggaataacaaaaaatgtgtTTCAACTGTTGCTAACACACATACacaaacctatgttttttaATGCGAGCTTTAAGAAAGCCACAAGCACCGCTTTCGGTAGGTAAAAGACCTCCTAAGAGTATGGTTcttggttttctttttaaatgtaacacCCACGCCGTCGGAACGTCTTGAACTACAATTCTGCAATATGTACCGATACTTAAACCCGTTTCTGAGTTTTGTAGAAATGAATGAGCTTGTTCTATTTTATCTCGTTCCATTAGTTCTTCTTCACGATTTCGTTCACGATGCTTTTGAATTTCTTGTAAGGGTTCAAGAATTTCAGGTAACAAAGACGCATCAACTTGTTGCTTTAAATTGGGATCATCCCAACCACCCGTAATAAAGTAGTGTTTcttaatgaataataaaaaaaaaaattattacagaaaaaaacgagaaaaaaaaaacacttactttaaataaacttttcaaaGACGGTGACATACAATACAGTAAACAGTCGGTTGGATTGCTAGAAAATTTCATCTCTGGAAAGACGACATGACACACGTACGAGTCGTTCACTAATTGGCATTCATCTTTTTGTGAGGAAACTTGGTCACATTGCCCTAAAAGTGTTGTTAGTTGTTTGCTGTCATCAGTTTTCTTTTGAATGGTAGAGAAAGTGAGATAATCATCACTTTCAGAGCCATCATCAAACAAATTCTTTGTTTGCGAGTCTTCTAATGGATCCGAATGTAAGGACCAAGTCACGTTGGGTTCATACAGCATCGATTGCAATGTGGTCTGAGTGTAGTGTTCGTTTGTTTTCTGTACTCTATCAACTCGATGACCCAAAgcatcataattttttttgttggaataatttttttcagagaaaGCTTCTGACATATTTTCTTCGTCATCTAGAAGTTCGTAAGATGCTTCGGAAGATAACATATTAGCGTCTTCATATTCAGGAGCCTGGTCTCCTGTTGGAGCGATACGTTTTACGTGGCTTCTAGGTTTCACTTCACTAGTCGACTCATTCATTAAACGTAGTTGCAGTCGATCAATTTGTTGGTTGAGTGCCCCTCCCGCACTTTGTAAAGTTCTAACAAGATGCACAGATTCTGGGAAATGCTctctaaaaaagaaataattctcaCAGTGTCATCTGTATAGCATACTTAGGATAACATACGTGTCTTGATGAATTTTGTCTTGAGGAACATGACCGTCTGCTTCCGAAGCATCAGGTGACTCAAGATGTTCATGACGCGTGAAATATGTCTAAGACGTTTCATTTGAGAGTCAGTCACATTTCTACTTTTCGTACTTCGTGCTCTGGAAGTTTTATGTACATTGTATCGGCATCAAAATTGATGTGACCTATATCACAATCAGGGGCGTAAATGCGTCTCTCTTGGATTTTgagtgttcttttttttttcttttctttctcattCGTATTTCTGACACAATAAAGTTCAATATTACaatcaaaaagaaagaacaaacTTTGAGAGAGGTAGAGCACAAGGGTCAACAAAACCTAAAACACTTGAGGCTGTGAAATCTCCCGCTCCAGGTATATGGATAGGAGTATTAGGCCGCAACGTAGCACCCTTGACGTATCTGTTACGTTAGCAGTTATTTAATGAGTTCTatgagaaaattcaaatggCTCTACTAACCCATAAAAATGAAGTGTTCGAGTTTCGCATCCATTTTGAATGTCTTTAACGCTTGTTTGATCTTCATACCGTAAAGCAACGAGGTAAGGGCGTTGTGATCGAAATGTAAGAGGGCGTGGTTTTTGCACTGCTAAAAatcgcgataaattaaatatctgaaaagaataaaaaattagagtCAAACATCAGTTAATAGAAGCTGGGCTtttgtcatttaaaaatacctCCGTTTTATTATAACGTCCGAACTGTAACccagataaataaaataatttggcACCATTATAAATTTCAGCCCAAAAAcgtgcttttaatttttttttggttttccGTAACACGGAAATCTCACGAATAGTATCTAAATGGGTTAAAACCCCTGAACCAACGCCGTTCTTTTATAtgaattcaaaatgaatatctTTGGAAAATTACCAATAACTTTAGGGAATCCATGAACTTGAAGTatattaagaaattcaaatgtttccATTTCAAATCTGTTTcatattgttaaattattatcctTTTATTGAATCGAAATATGCACAGCGTACCCAAAAGATCCATCAATCATAACTAACACTAAATCGGCAACTTTAGCAATATCGAGCATACTTTCAACGTCATTTTGACattctaaaaatgttatacGGCGCTTTTTTCCTGCAacctgattttttttttgtgttactaaataaacaaaaaatgaagaaaaaacgCACTAAGGTAATAGGTCCATTTACGGATGTCACATTAAAGCGTGTATAATGTTTCACTAGAGAACTTATTAATGTTGTTTTCCCTACACCTGGAGGCCCTTGAACCGCTACTATGATAGGGGGAGCGAATTCTTCTGTTTCTTTGTGAGGTAACAATTTGGCATGTTCTCGTTTTGTTTCATGATCTAACGCATACTGAGCACGTCGTTGAACACTTTTCACACCTCCTGAAAAAGTGAAAgcctgaaaaataattaacaataaaacaatgctaaaaaatagatacttGGGAACAACATGACAAAGCTTCAAAACACTTACCTTAGGATTGTGACgctcctttttctcttttaaacaAGATTTTTTAACTTTACCACCTTTAACACCTTTTTTATGTTGAATATGTTCTTGATTCATCTCTTCACCTCCACTAGGCATTGTAACAAACGAAGTTTCTTTGCTAAAAGAAGAATGCTTTAGTCAAGGAGCCAATGTGTGTCTGTGACATGAGAGTTTCTTCTGtctatgttcttttttttatataggcATCCGgcatatttaatcaaatagcCTTTTGTAATTCACAACGTTCATTATATCTTGAAGCTTATTAAATACACTAAAGATCGTTGGTGGactgataaaaattgtgtttttgACATAAAACCAAGCAATCAATGTCACTAATTATTCCAGGTAGAcgattttagaataaaaattcataaacaacAGTAACATTACATCGTGATAAAAACTACACGAAATGTCACTTTACACGTTGGTTTTAATATAAGAAGGTTATTAAAGTTTGCCGTTCACATTGTTTTTCGATGCAACAACTTCAAGTAaagcaacttttttttttgtctgtaACGACAATACGATACAACCTTTGGTTCTGTTAACGTTTTTTTCTCctagttttaaaataaaagcataGTACTTTTTTTGTCGGTGTTTAGCCAAGaaatatcacttttttttttgcaattcgTTTCAAAATGACCTAGTA
Coding sequences within:
- the LOC128882901 gene encoding protein Hook homolog 1-like isoform X1; translated protein: MDNLVSNGVNAIKALQKLLNFMLQNALIKTKNNSVECNDSNNEAIKPLLSLSDILCEKNLILLLEYIDDRILASLEPKPENNLNDQEANPIDEKTISILVAWNDVTNKLYDDLFTFLIQGYQTINLTTSHWVILSQLIIMYSLKSSVNEDIVELVITCLDASDQSDIQYIIEEFEKLYSDNDSALSSEGSMHRQKVKVPMLDFSRLNSRAEEMSSIENETISIKSSHTVSSEDFFSNQSDALPVDSSLKSSWKKKYITLKKVLNEVEGVRETLQKRNEELEDIIKNKNSTLQGSFIDNRHTTEKDVQSIFGEIYRLEEQVEHMKIKLEQTIKEKNEIEKSSAAEIRLLKDQIQVHKADSDEVIRLKMSLEKYTSHLKELSLLKNKNQQLYKSVQDYLNQIVQLNEQVASITELKHSNDLYKKKLNELTEENLHKSLQLEESKKQIALLKKELESAHSKRQQTDEQLCSVQKEFQDKMSQFVSSDACNETYQDTKLKERVFFLEKENQILRERNESHDVNALRELQFQLEEMTFSKNALESEYKKLLEKVQHRQDNDVSNDVPTADSTRTQENTSISPVNSNESFKQSIQILKDQLKSETTRRESLERTIKEKIECEHQSFFGSLQEQIASLTNQLKIITLARNEEILIHRREEKVMSIIFHQIGTLMVELNSKYQTALQQLSSSSVN
- the LOC128882901 gene encoding protein Hook homolog 1-like isoform X2, translated to MDNLVSNGVNAIKALQKLLNFMLQNALIKTKNNSVECNDSNNEAIKPLLSLSDILCEKNLILLLEYIDDRILASLEPKPENNLNDQEANPIDEKTISILVAWNDVTNKLYDDLFTFLIQGYQTINLTTSHWVILSQLIIMYSLKSSVNEDIVELVITCLDASDQSDIQYIIEEFEKLYSDNDSALSSEGSMHRQKVKVPMLDFSRLNSRAEEMSSIENETISIKSSHTVSSEDFFSNQSDALPVDSSLKSSWKKKYITLKKVLNEVEGVRETLQKRNEELEDIIKNKNSTLQGSFIDNRHTTEKDVQSIFGEIYRLEEQVEHMKIKLEQTIKEKNEIEKSSAAEIRLLKDQIQVHKADSDEVIRLKMSLEKYTSHLKELSLLKNKNQQLYKSVQDYLNQIVQLNEQVASITELKHSNDLYKKKLNELTEENLHKSLQLEESKKQIALLKKELESAHSKRQQTDEQLCSVQKEFQDKMSQFVSSDACNETYQEKENQILRERNESHDVNALRELQFQLEEMTFSKNALESEYKKLLEKVQHRQDNDVSNDVPTADSTRTQENTSISPVNSNESFKQSIQILKDQLKSETTRRESLERTIKEKIECEHQSFFGSLQEQIASLTNQLKIITLARNEEILIHRREEKVMSIIFHQIGTLMVELNSKYQTALQQLSSSSVN
- the LOC128882900 gene encoding uncharacterized protein LOC128882900 isoform X3, with product MLDIAKVADLVLVMIDGSFGFEMETFEFLNILQVHGFPKVIGVLTHLDTIREISVLRKTKKKLKARFWAEIYNGAKLFYLSGLQFGRYNKTEIFNLSRFLAVQKPRPLTFRSQRPYLVALRYEDQTSVKDIQNGCETRTLHFYGYVKGATLRPNTPIHIPGAGDFTASSVLGFVDPCALPLSKNTNEKEKKKKRTLKIQERRIYAPDCDIGHINFDADTMYIKLPEHETYFTRHEHLESPDASEADGHVPQDKIHQDTEHFPESVHLVRTLQSAGGALNQQIDRLQLRLMNESTSEVKPRSHVKRIAPTGDQAPEYEDANMLSSEASYELLDDEENMSEAFSEKNYSNKKNYDALGHRVDRVQKTNEHYTQTTLQSMLYEPNVTWSLHSDPLEDSQTKNLFDDGSESDDYLTFSTIQKKTDDSKQLTTLLGQCDQVSSQKDECQLVNDSYVCHVVFPEMKFSSNPTDCLLYCMSPSLKSLFKKHYFITGGWDDPNLKQQVDASLLPEILEPLQEIQKHRERNREEELMERDKIEQAHSFLQNSETGLSIGTYCRIVVQDVPTAWVLHLKRKPRTILLGGLLPTESGACGFLKARIKKHRWAPKILKTEDPLLFSCGWRRFQSIPMYCIEDRNDVRIRYLKYTPEHMHCLTVFYGPFQPTNSGVLAIRNWSDNVKEFRISATGVILEMNTSFAIMKKLKLVGIPQKIYKNTAFIKNMFNTNLEVAKFTGSKIQTISGIRGQIKKAQGNDGVFRAKFEDKIIMSDIVLCKTWIQVKPKTFWNPVLDVPHWRRLKTMVEIRHALSLPQPDSKTNEYGGRPYREPRRFNPLRVPEDIRKNLPFKSLPKDEHGKKRSTGIIDQTTTPGSNLYEKKVTTLLQRLHLITKQREQERKRAASNHKMKQQKIAEKNLLQAKRIEKDTKKRHFALKTIGKQKTLKRLRMKD
- the LOC128882900 gene encoding uncharacterized protein LOC128882900 isoform X2 — encoded protein: MPSGGEEMNQEHIQHKKGVKGGKVKKSCLKEKKERHNPKAFTFSGGVKSVQRRAQYALDHETKREHAKLLPHKETEEFAPPIIVAVQGPPGVGKTTLISSLVKHYTRFNVTSVNGPITLVAGKKRRITFLECQNDVESMLDIAKVADLVLVMIDGSFGFEMETFEFLNILQVHGFPKVIGVLTHLDTIREISVLRKTKKKLKARFWAEIYNGAKLFYLSGLQFGRYNKTEIFNLSRFLAVQKPRPLTFRSQRPYLVALRYEDQTSVKDIQNGCETRTLHFYGYVKGATLRPNTPIHIPGAGDFTASSVLGFVDPCALPLSKNTNEKEKKKKRTLKIQERRIYAPDCDIGHINFDADTMYIKLPEHETYFTRHEHLESPDASEADGHVPQDKIHQDTYVILKSVHLVRTLQSAGGALNQQIDRLQLRLMNESTSEVKPRSHVKRIAPTGDQAPEYEDANMLSSEASYELLDDEENMSEAFSEKNYSNKKNYDALGHRVDRVQKTNEHYTQTTLQSMLYEPNVTWSLHSDPLEDSQTKNLFDDGSESDDYLTFSTIQKKTDDSKQLTTLLGQCDQVSSQKDECQLVNDSYVCHVVFPEMKFSSNPTDCLLYCMSPSLKSLFKKHYFITGGWDDPNLKQQVDASLLPEILEPLQEIQKHRERNREEELMERDKIEQAHSFLQNSETGLSIGTYCRIVVQDVPTAWVLHLKRKPRTILLGGLLPTESGACGFLKARIKKHRWAPKILKTEDPLLFSCGWRRFQSIPMYCIEDRNDVRIRYLKYTPEHMHCLTVFYGPFQPTNSGVLAIRNWSDNVKEFRISATGVILEMNTSFAIMKKLKLVGIPQKIYKNTAFIKNMFNTNLEVAKFTGSKIQTISGIRGQIKKAQGNDGVFRAKFEDKIIMSDIVLCKTWIQVKPKTFWNPVLDVPHWRRLKTMVEIRHALSLPQPDSKTNEYGGRPYREPRRFNPLRVPEDIRKNLPFKSLPKDEHGKKRSTGIIDQTTTPGSNLYEKKVTTLLQRLHLITKQREQERKRAASNHKMKQQKIAEKNLLQAKRIEKDTKKRHFALKTIGKQKTLKRLRMKD
- the LOC128882900 gene encoding uncharacterized protein LOC128882900 isoform X1, encoding MPSGGEEMNQEHIQHKKGVKGGKVKKSCLKEKKERHNPKAFTFSGGVKSVQRRAQYALDHETKREHAKLLPHKETEEFAPPIIVAVQGPPGVGKTTLISSLVKHYTRFNVTSVNGPITLVAGKKRRITFLECQNDVESMLDIAKVADLVLVMIDGSFGFEMETFEFLNILQVHGFPKVIGVLTHLDTIREISVLRKTKKKLKARFWAEIYNGAKLFYLSGLQFGRYNKTEIFNLSRFLAVQKPRPLTFRSQRPYLVALRYEDQTSVKDIQNGCETRTLHFYGYVKGATLRPNTPIHIPGAGDFTASSVLGFVDPCALPLSKNTNEKEKKKKRTLKIQERRIYAPDCDIGHINFDADTMYIKLPEHETYFTRHEHLESPDASEADGHVPQDKIHQDTEHFPESVHLVRTLQSAGGALNQQIDRLQLRLMNESTSEVKPRSHVKRIAPTGDQAPEYEDANMLSSEASYELLDDEENMSEAFSEKNYSNKKNYDALGHRVDRVQKTNEHYTQTTLQSMLYEPNVTWSLHSDPLEDSQTKNLFDDGSESDDYLTFSTIQKKTDDSKQLTTLLGQCDQVSSQKDECQLVNDSYVCHVVFPEMKFSSNPTDCLLYCMSPSLKSLFKKHYFITGGWDDPNLKQQVDASLLPEILEPLQEIQKHRERNREEELMERDKIEQAHSFLQNSETGLSIGTYCRIVVQDVPTAWVLHLKRKPRTILLGGLLPTESGACGFLKARIKKHRWAPKILKTEDPLLFSCGWRRFQSIPMYCIEDRNDVRIRYLKYTPEHMHCLTVFYGPFQPTNSGVLAIRNWSDNVKEFRISATGVILEMNTSFAIMKKLKLVGIPQKIYKNTAFIKNMFNTNLEVAKFTGSKIQTISGIRGQIKKAQGNDGVFRAKFEDKIIMSDIVLCKTWIQVKPKTFWNPVLDVPHWRRLKTMVEIRHALSLPQPDSKTNEYGGRPYREPRRFNPLRVPEDIRKNLPFKSLPKDEHGKKRSTGIIDQTTTPGSNLYEKKVTTLLQRLHLITKQREQERKRAASNHKMKQQKIAEKNLLQAKRIEKDTKKRHFALKTIGKQKTLKRLRMKD